A section of the Streptomyces sp. CG1 genome encodes:
- a CDS encoding inositol monophosphatase yields MIQDTETIDEFLARCSADVEEAVRKAAVAEILPRFRRLAAHEVDQKSGPHDLVTDADRLAELRLTEDLRALLPGSVVVGEEAVHADPSTYAALQGDAPVWIVDPVDGTRQFVHGDDGFCTLVALAHRGVVLASWTYAAARDQLATAVRGQGAFLDGERLFAGPPAPGRDLVVATSHPDYTTDEQKRALHALWTDGFAPRACGSAGLEYLAVARGELDGVAFSWEAAWDHAAGLLLVEEAGGAHLTRTGEPFRVTGGNALPFTAARDTATAHRVAEQLRTAA; encoded by the coding sequence ATGATCCAAGACACGGAAACCATCGACGAGTTTCTCGCACGCTGCTCGGCCGACGTGGAGGAAGCGGTCCGCAAGGCGGCCGTGGCCGAGATCCTGCCCCGCTTCCGCCGTCTCGCCGCGCACGAGGTGGACCAGAAGAGCGGCCCCCACGACCTGGTGACGGACGCCGACCGGCTGGCCGAGCTGCGGCTCACCGAGGACCTGCGCGCACTGCTGCCCGGCTCGGTCGTGGTCGGCGAGGAGGCGGTGCACGCCGACCCGTCGACCTATGCGGCGCTCCAGGGCGACGCGCCGGTGTGGATCGTCGACCCGGTCGACGGCACCCGCCAGTTCGTGCACGGCGACGACGGGTTCTGCACCCTGGTCGCCCTCGCCCACCGGGGCGTCGTTCTCGCCTCCTGGACCTACGCCGCGGCCCGCGACCAGCTCGCCACCGCGGTCCGCGGCCAGGGTGCCTTCCTCGACGGTGAGCGGCTGTTCGCGGGCCCGCCCGCACCCGGCCGGGACCTCGTCGTCGCCACGTCCCACCCGGACTACACCACCGACGAGCAGAAGCGCGCCCTGCACGCCCTGTGGACCGACGGCTTCGCCCCCCGCGCCTGCGGTTCGGCGGGCCTGGAGTATCTCGCCGTGGCGCGGGGCGAGTTGGATGGCGTCGCATTCTCCTGGGAGGCGGCGTGGGACCATGCGGCCGGTCTGCTCCTGGTCGAGGAGGCGGGCGGCGCGCATCTCACCCGCACCGGCGAGCCGTTCAGAGTGACCGGCGGCAACGCCCTGCCGTTCACCGCGGCCCGGGACACCGCGACGGCCCACCGAGTGGCCGAACAGCTGCGTACGGCGGCCTGA
- a CDS encoding phytoene desaturase family protein, with translation MPSMLDAVVVGAGPNGLTAAVELARRGFSVELFEAKSTVGGGARTEELTLPGFRHDPCSAAHPLGINSPAFRALPLDRYGLEWLHAELPMAHPFPDGTAAVLSRSVAETAASFGPRDAGAYRRLVEPFLAHWDTLVRDFMSLPLTALPRDPVTLARFGLAGLPPATWLLRRFKDERAKALFAGLVAHVIAPLDGLATGAVGLVFALAAHARGWPVPRGGSQAISDALASYLRDLGGAVHTDYEIKRLDDLPPARAYVFDTSPTALARIAGFGDHYAHYRYGPSVFKIDYALDGPVPWTAPEARAAGTVQIGASQGEISTALRAASREGRAPDRPFLITVQPSVADPTRAPEGKHVFWAYGHVPNGWSGDLTDAMERQLERFAPGFRDRVLARAVAGPAELAAHNANYVGGDIACGAASGLQLLLRPRLSLFPYHTPHPAVFICSSATPPGPGVHGMSGHNAAKAVWRRLRQT, from the coding sequence GTGCCGTCGATGCTCGATGCGGTCGTGGTGGGTGCGGGACCGAACGGACTGACCGCTGCCGTGGAGCTGGCCCGCCGCGGCTTCTCCGTCGAATTGTTCGAGGCGAAGTCCACCGTGGGCGGCGGCGCCCGCACCGAGGAGCTGACCCTGCCCGGCTTCCGGCACGACCCGTGCTCGGCCGCTCACCCCCTCGGCATCAACTCGCCCGCGTTCCGTGCCCTCCCCCTCGACCGCTACGGCCTCGAATGGCTGCACGCCGAGCTGCCGATGGCGCACCCCTTCCCCGACGGCACCGCCGCCGTGCTGTCCCGCTCGGTGGCCGAGACGGCCGCCTCCTTCGGACCGCGCGACGCGGGCGCGTACCGCAGGCTGGTCGAGCCGTTCCTCGCCCACTGGGACACCCTCGTACGCGACTTCATGTCCCTGCCGCTGACCGCGCTCCCGCGCGACCCGGTCACCCTGGCCCGCTTCGGGCTGGCCGGGCTCCCACCGGCCACCTGGCTGCTGCGCCGCTTCAAGGACGAGCGGGCCAAGGCCCTCTTCGCCGGTCTGGTCGCGCATGTGATCGCGCCGCTGGACGGCCTGGCCACCGGCGCCGTCGGCCTGGTCTTCGCGCTGGCCGCGCACGCCCGCGGCTGGCCGGTGCCCCGCGGCGGCTCCCAGGCGATCTCCGACGCCCTCGCCTCCTATCTGCGCGACCTCGGCGGCGCCGTACACACCGACTACGAGATCAAGCGCCTGGACGATCTGCCGCCCGCGCGCGCCTACGTCTTCGACACCTCGCCCACCGCGCTCGCCCGCATCGCCGGCTTCGGCGACCACTACGCCCACTACCGCTACGGCCCGAGCGTCTTCAAGATCGACTACGCGCTGGACGGCCCGGTGCCGTGGACCGCGCCCGAGGCCCGCGCCGCCGGCACCGTCCAGATCGGCGCGAGCCAGGGCGAGATCTCCACCGCCCTGCGCGCCGCCTCCCGCGAGGGCCGCGCCCCCGACCGGCCGTTCCTCATCACCGTCCAGCCCAGCGTGGCCGACCCGACCCGCGCCCCCGAGGGCAAGCATGTCTTCTGGGCGTACGGCCATGTCCCGAACGGCTGGTCCGGCGACCTCACCGACGCCATGGAACGCCAACTGGAGCGCTTCGCCCCCGGGTTCCGCGACCGGGTCCTCGCCCGCGCCGTCGCCGGCCCCGCCGAGCTGGCCGCCCACAACGCCAACTACGTCGGCGGTGACATCGCCTGCGGCGCGGCGTCCGGACTCCAGCTGCTGCTGCGCCCCAGACTGTCCCTGTTCCCGTACCACACCCCGCATCCGGCCGTCTTCATCTGCTCCTCGGCCACCCCGCCGGGACCCGGCGTGCACGGCATGTCGGGCCACAACGCGGCCAAGGCCGTATGGCGAAGACTGAGGCAGACATGA
- a CDS encoding O-acetyl-ADP-ribose deacetylase: protein MTTITLVQGDITQQSADAIVNAANSSLLGGGGVDGAIHRRGGPAILEECRALRASRYGKGLPTGQAVATTAGELDARWVIHTVGPVYQASGSDPSLLASCYRESLRVADELGARTVAFPAISTGVYRWPMDDAARIAVETVRNTPSAVEEVRFVLFDDRAYDAFARQLD, encoded by the coding sequence ATGACCACGATCACGCTCGTCCAGGGGGACATCACTCAGCAGAGTGCCGACGCGATCGTCAACGCAGCCAACTCCTCCCTCCTCGGTGGCGGAGGCGTGGACGGCGCGATCCACCGGCGCGGCGGCCCCGCCATCCTCGAGGAGTGCCGCGCCCTGCGCGCCTCCCGCTACGGCAAGGGCCTGCCCACCGGCCAGGCGGTCGCCACGACGGCGGGTGAACTCGACGCCCGCTGGGTCATCCACACGGTGGGACCCGTTTATCAGGCTTCAGGCAGTGATCCTTCCCTTCTTGCCTCCTGTTACCGCGAATCGCTGCGCGTAGCCGACGAGTTGGGTGCCCGGACGGTGGCGTTCCCGGCGATCTCCACCGGCGTCTACCGGTGGCCGATGGACGATGCGGCCCGCATCGCGGTGGAGACGGTGCGGAACACGCCGTCAGCGGTCGAAGAGGTGCGGTTCGTCCTCTTCGACGACCGGGCGTACGACGCGTTCGCCCGGCAACTCGACTGA